One Mycobacterium sp. SMC-4 DNA window includes the following coding sequences:
- a CDS encoding urease subunit beta, producing the protein MHLTPKDEDRLLLFLAAELARKHRAAGLSLSYAEARALIADEVVEAARAGASVASAAAHGASILTEDDVLPGVSTLLGSVQVEAFFDDGQKLVTVHEAIGPGTTTAAPTVTPGEILPLDGDLELNAGRPISVLTVENTGDRPIQVGSHFHFFEVNRALRFDRAAGFGMRLDIPSGTAVRFEPGETQEVTLTTYGGDRTVVGQNDVTNGATTAPASTELLGRLHTLGFLDSTWEA; encoded by the coding sequence ATGCACCTGACCCCCAAGGATGAGGACCGCCTGCTGCTGTTCCTGGCCGCCGAGCTGGCTCGTAAGCATCGCGCCGCCGGACTGTCGTTGAGCTACGCCGAAGCGCGCGCGCTGATCGCCGATGAGGTGGTCGAAGCCGCACGCGCCGGTGCGAGTGTCGCCTCGGCCGCCGCGCACGGCGCGTCGATCCTGACCGAGGACGACGTCCTGCCGGGCGTGTCGACGCTGTTGGGATCGGTTCAGGTGGAGGCGTTCTTCGACGACGGCCAGAAGCTGGTCACCGTGCACGAGGCCATCGGTCCGGGAACCACCACCGCAGCACCGACGGTGACTCCTGGCGAAATCCTGCCCTTAGATGGCGATCTGGAGCTCAACGCAGGGCGCCCGATCAGCGTGCTCACGGTCGAGAACACCGGCGACCGGCCGATCCAGGTGGGCTCGCATTTCCATTTCTTCGAGGTCAATCGGGCGTTGCGGTTCGACCGGGCGGCTGGCTTCGGCATGCGGCTGGACATCCCGTCAGGTACCGCAGTTCGCTTCGAACCCGGTGAAACACAGGAGGTTACGCTGACGACATATGGCGGCGACCGTACCGTGGTCGGGCAGAACGACGTCACCAACGGGGCGACGACGGCTCCGGCGTCCACCGAACTGCTGGGGCGCCTGCACACCTTGGGCTTCCTCGACTCGACGTGGGAGGCCTGA
- the ureC gene encoding urease subunit alpha, protein MAHHISRRHYAELYGPTTGDRIRLADTELLARVEHDATVYGDESVFGGGKTMREGMAVHGDVTNTDGALDFVITNVLIVDAVLGIRKADIGIRNGRIAGIGKSGNPRTMDGVDPQLVIGAGTDIRAGEGMIATAGAIDVHVHFDSAGLVEEAISSGVTTMIGGGLGPVTVGITSSGATNLARMLRAAEAFPMNFGFIANGSASSTAPLIEQGLAGAIGFKIHEDWGATPAAIRSSLDAGDELDLQVQIHTDTLNESGFFEDTMAAIGGRPIHTYHAEGAGGGHAPDIMRVVGEPYCLPSSTNPTNPYTLNTFDEHLDMVMVCHHLNPRIPEDVAFAESRIRRETIAAEDVLHDLGAISAMGSDSQGMGRIGETIARTWQLASHMRATRGPLPADAGTGADNARILRYVAKLTINPAKLFGIDHEIGSLEPGKLADIVLWEPKFFGIRPEVVFKGGFPAWSVMGEANASLMTCEPLRYRPQWAAYGRTPADVSVNFVARDAVESGLAARLELDTPLVACRGARALTKADLLHNDYLPDIHIEPDTYRVTVDGQPCLSTPMSQVPLGRRYTLK, encoded by the coding sequence ATGGCACACCACATCTCCCGCCGGCACTATGCCGAGTTGTACGGCCCCACCACCGGTGACCGCATCCGGCTGGCCGACACCGAGTTGCTGGCCCGGGTCGAGCACGACGCAACCGTCTACGGTGACGAGTCGGTGTTCGGCGGCGGCAAGACCATGCGTGAGGGCATGGCTGTGCACGGTGACGTCACCAACACTGACGGGGCCCTGGACTTCGTCATCACCAACGTACTGATCGTCGACGCGGTATTGGGAATCCGTAAGGCCGACATCGGGATTCGCAACGGCCGCATCGCCGGCATCGGAAAATCCGGCAACCCACGCACCATGGACGGTGTCGACCCGCAACTGGTGATCGGCGCGGGCACCGACATCCGCGCCGGCGAGGGAATGATCGCCACTGCCGGGGCGATCGACGTGCACGTCCACTTCGACAGTGCCGGACTGGTCGAGGAGGCCATCTCCAGCGGCGTCACGACGATGATCGGCGGCGGGCTGGGACCGGTGACCGTCGGCATCACCTCGTCCGGGGCCACCAACCTGGCACGCATGCTGCGTGCAGCCGAGGCGTTCCCGATGAACTTCGGGTTCATCGCCAACGGCAGCGCCTCGAGCACCGCCCCGCTGATCGAACAGGGTCTGGCCGGGGCGATCGGCTTCAAGATCCACGAAGACTGGGGGGCCACTCCGGCCGCGATCCGGTCATCGCTGGACGCCGGCGACGAACTGGATCTGCAGGTGCAGATCCACACCGACACCCTCAACGAATCCGGCTTCTTCGAGGACACCATGGCCGCGATCGGCGGCCGACCCATCCACACCTATCACGCCGAAGGTGCCGGCGGTGGGCACGCACCCGACATCATGCGCGTCGTCGGTGAGCCCTACTGCCTGCCGTCGTCGACCAACCCGACGAATCCCTACACCCTCAACACTTTCGACGAGCACCTCGACATGGTGATGGTGTGCCACCACCTCAACCCGCGCATCCCGGAGGATGTGGCTTTCGCCGAGTCGCGGATACGCCGCGAGACGATCGCCGCCGAGGACGTGCTGCACGACCTCGGCGCCATCTCGGCGATGGGTTCTGACTCCCAGGGCATGGGTCGCATCGGAGAAACCATCGCACGGACCTGGCAGCTGGCGTCACACATGCGCGCCACCCGGGGACCGCTGCCCGCCGACGCCGGCACCGGCGCCGACAACGCGCGCATTCTGCGCTACGTGGCAAAGCTGACCATCAACCCGGCGAAATTGTTCGGGATCGACCACGAGATCGGCTCGCTGGAGCCCGGCAAGCTCGCCGACATCGTGCTGTGGGAACCGAAGTTCTTCGGGATCCGCCCCGAGGTGGTGTTCAAGGGCGGGTTCCCGGCGTGGTCGGTGATGGGTGAGGCCAACGCGTCACTGATGACATGCGAACCGCTGCGCTACCGTCCGCAGTGGGCGGCCTACGGCAGAACCCCCGCCGACGTGTCGGTCAACTTCGTGGCCCGCGACGCCGTGGAGTCCGGGCTGGCCGCCCGACTCGAACTGGACACACCGCTGGTGGCCTGCCGGGGTGCTCGTGCGCTGACCAAAGCCGACCTGTTGCACAACGACTACCTGCCCGACATCCACATCGAACCCGACACCTACCGCGTCACCGTCGACGGTCAGCCCTGTCTCAGCACTCCGATGAGTCAGGTGCCGCTGGGACGCCGCTACACACTGAAATGA
- the ureG gene encoding urease accessory protein UreG — MAEVVRIGIGGPVGSGKTRLVEMLIPQLTEAGLSVAVITNDLVTDEDAQRVRRSGVIDPDRVLAVETGACPHTAIREDPSANLAAAERLCRRFPELDVILIESGGDNLAATFTSDLVDYWIFVIDTAAGDDIPRKNGLGMLQADLLVVNKIDLAPLVGADLSGMRRDCAVARPVKPTVFTDLRVGTGLTDLTERLLDGAMLTAAR; from the coding sequence ATGGCCGAGGTAGTCCGGATCGGCATCGGCGGACCGGTCGGTTCGGGCAAGACGCGGCTGGTGGAAATGCTGATCCCCCAGCTGACCGAAGCCGGGCTCAGCGTCGCGGTGATCACCAACGACCTCGTCACCGACGAAGACGCGCAGCGGGTGCGCCGCAGCGGCGTCATCGACCCCGACCGGGTGCTGGCGGTCGAGACCGGCGCCTGCCCGCACACCGCGATCCGAGAAGACCCGTCGGCGAATCTTGCTGCTGCCGAACGACTCTGCCGCCGCTTCCCGGAGCTTGATGTGATCCTGATCGAATCCGGCGGCGACAATCTGGCTGCCACATTCACCTCGGATCTGGTCGACTACTGGATCTTCGTCATCGACACCGCCGCCGGCGACGACATCCCGCGCAAGAACGGCCTGGGCATGTTACAGGCGGATCTGCTGGTGGTCAACAAGATCGACCTGGCACCGCTGGTCGGAGCCGACTTGTCCGGAATGCGCCGGGACTGCGCGGTGGCACGCCCCGTCAAACCGACGGTGTTCACCGACCTGCGGGTGGGAACGGGGCTCACCGACCTGACCGAGCGGCTGCTCGACGGCGCGATGCTGACCGCAGCCCGCTGA
- a CDS encoding urease accessory protein UreD — protein sequence MLTAPSVQPGELAVEVVVDARGNTRATTLRQRYPQRVTMPLRCDAQYPGAAVLCIQSPSGGSFSDDTLRTDVHCRPGSHLHLTTQSATQVFAGDGPGARQTLTLRVDAGAVLEYYPGTVIPHADSTFVQRVDVEVQPGGVYLGWEALAAGRIAHGERFAFTRYDAALVVRTDGRAVARDRQVIRPGHSPERLIGGNYLATFVAVAPGRCTESLLEKIRAIIAGLAGCIAGAGRLPAGAGVFVRLTAAHAPQLHDMRHQLFSQARTALVAVPSTSAQERR from the coding sequence ATGCTCACCGCACCGTCGGTCCAGCCGGGCGAGCTTGCCGTGGAAGTCGTGGTGGACGCCCGCGGCAACACCCGCGCGACCACACTGCGGCAACGCTATCCGCAGCGCGTCACGATGCCGCTGCGCTGCGACGCGCAGTACCCCGGAGCGGCCGTGCTGTGCATCCAGAGCCCCAGCGGCGGATCCTTTTCCGACGACACGCTTCGCACCGACGTGCACTGTCGGCCCGGATCACACTTACACCTGACCACGCAGTCCGCCACGCAGGTGTTCGCCGGTGACGGCCCCGGTGCGCGCCAGACGCTGACCCTGAGGGTCGACGCCGGGGCAGTACTGGAGTACTACCCGGGAACTGTCATTCCGCACGCGGATTCGACGTTCGTGCAGCGGGTCGACGTCGAGGTGCAACCGGGCGGTGTCTACCTGGGTTGGGAGGCGCTGGCCGCGGGGCGCATCGCACACGGTGAGCGGTTCGCGTTCACCCGCTACGACGCCGCCCTCGTCGTGCGCACCGACGGACGCGCTGTGGCGCGGGACCGGCAGGTGATCCGTCCCGGGCACTCGCCCGAGCGGCTGATCGGCGGGAACTATCTGGCCACCTTCGTCGCGGTCGCACCGGGGCGCTGCACCGAGTCGCTGCTCGAGAAGATCCGGGCCATCATCGCCGGCCTTGCCGGATGTATCGCCGGAGCAGGACGGCTGCCTGCCGGAGCCGGCGTGTTCGTCCGGCTCACCGCTGCGCACGCACCGCAGCTCCACGACATGCGCCACCAGCTGTTCTCCCAGGCCCGCACGGCACTGGTGGCGGTCCCGAGCACATCCGCACAGGAGAGACGATGA
- a CDS encoding urease accessory protein UreE → MRAEAILGDHDEPRFHRRRRRHVDIGWGDAAKHRQVVTTDTGQRVDISLPRGSFLRHGAVIADDGVHIVVVRRPAEPAVTVRFDDNDGVGGARRMLLLGYLLGNQHAPIDVGAERLAAPLFTSTHAAEEVLADLGVVGTVTSVPMATEGWSRTSADSHAGHQH, encoded by the coding sequence ATGAGAGCCGAAGCCATCCTCGGTGACCACGACGAGCCACGTTTTCACCGACGACGTCGCCGCCATGTCGACATCGGTTGGGGCGACGCCGCCAAGCACCGCCAGGTCGTGACCACCGACACCGGGCAGCGGGTCGACATCAGCCTGCCGCGCGGCAGCTTCCTGCGCCACGGTGCGGTGATCGCCGACGACGGTGTGCACATCGTCGTGGTGCGGCGCCCGGCGGAACCGGCCGTCACGGTCCGGTTCGACGACAACGACGGCGTCGGCGGCGCGCGGCGGATGCTCTTGCTGGGATACCTGCTGGGCAACCAGCACGCGCCGATCGATGTCGGCGCCGAGCGGCTGGCCGCGCCGCTGTTCACCAGCACCCATGCCGCCGAGGAGGTGTTGGCCGACCTCGGTGTCGTCGGCACCGTGACCTCGGTACCGATGGCGACCGAGGGCTGGTCCCGAACGTCGGCGGATTCTCATGCCGGCCATCAGCACTGA
- a CDS encoding urease accessory protein UreF has product MPAISTDPAVALALWIQLQDSAFPAGRMVHSHGLEEWLSQHPDAEPDEVAAVTLDYLSAGVAPLDATITAAAWVVAPDHHWLRELDELAASYKLFDNARTASESSGRQLAAAAGTIGLAAESAYLQAVRAGITEGHSAVVDGALQAALGIPQHTAVLGSLRSMLASLLSAAVRLGRLGPLQSQRLQAGAAADLVDMAEQACRRDLDDLWSTAPALEISGMRHETRTGRLFAT; this is encoded by the coding sequence ATGCCGGCCATCAGCACTGATCCCGCCGTCGCGCTGGCGCTGTGGATACAGTTGCAGGACAGCGCGTTTCCCGCAGGTCGCATGGTCCACAGCCACGGCCTGGAGGAATGGCTGAGCCAACATCCCGACGCCGAACCCGACGAGGTCGCCGCCGTGACGCTGGACTACCTGAGCGCCGGCGTCGCGCCGCTGGATGCCACGATCACCGCGGCTGCGTGGGTCGTCGCGCCGGATCATCACTGGTTGCGTGAGCTCGACGAGCTGGCCGCCAGCTACAAGCTGTTCGACAACGCCCGCACCGCCTCGGAGTCCTCGGGCCGCCAGCTCGCCGCCGCCGCCGGCACCATCGGGTTGGCCGCCGAATCGGCTTACCTGCAAGCCGTGCGCGCCGGCATCACCGAGGGGCACAGCGCCGTCGTCGACGGGGCGCTGCAGGCCGCGTTGGGTATCCCGCAGCACACGGCGGTACTGGGATCCCTGCGGTCCATGCTGGCGTCGCTGCTCAGCGCCGCGGTGCGGTTGGGACGACTGGGGCCGTTGCAGAGCCAACGCCTGCAGGCCGGCGCTGCCGCGGACCTCGTCGACATGGCCGAACAGGCCTGCCGCCGCGATCTCGACGACCTGTGGAGCACCGCTCCGGCCCTGGAGATCAGCGGCATGCGGCACGAGACCCGCACGGGGCGGCTGTTCGCCACCTGA
- a CDS encoding pyridoxal phosphate-dependent aminotransferase, with amino-acid sequence MTVQRLRPYTVTIFAEMSALAAELGAVNLGQGFPDEDGPPAMLEAAQQAIADGVNQYPPGPGIPALREAIAGQRKRRYGTEYDPDSEILVTVGATEAIAASVFGLVEPGSEILLVEPFYDSYSPVIAMAGCHRRTVPLTPAGRGFAIDVDALRRAVTPNTKALILNSPHNPTGSVAGDDELRAIAELAVSADLLVITDEVYEHLVFDGRAHLPLANYPGMAQRTITISSAAKMFNVTGWKIGWACGPQHLIAGVRAAKQYLSYVSGSAFQPAVASALQTEDSWVSVLRDRLQARRDMLGAALRDIGFGVHDSFGTYFLCADPRPLGFEDSAQFCAQLPERVGVAAIPMTAFCDPGAAHAGQWKHLVRFGFCKRQETLDEGIRRLQALR; translated from the coding sequence GTGACGGTTCAACGGTTGCGGCCCTACACAGTGACCATCTTCGCCGAGATGTCCGCCCTGGCTGCCGAGCTCGGCGCAGTCAACCTGGGCCAGGGCTTTCCCGACGAGGACGGTCCGCCCGCCATGCTCGAGGCCGCCCAGCAGGCGATCGCCGACGGGGTCAACCAGTACCCGCCGGGGCCGGGCATACCGGCGCTGCGAGAGGCGATCGCCGGGCAACGCAAGCGTCGCTACGGCACCGAGTACGACCCGGACAGCGAGATCCTGGTGACCGTCGGTGCCACCGAGGCCATCGCGGCGTCGGTCTTCGGCCTCGTGGAACCGGGTTCGGAGATCCTGCTCGTCGAACCCTTCTACGACTCCTACTCCCCTGTCATCGCGATGGCCGGGTGCCACCGCCGCACCGTTCCGCTGACCCCCGCGGGCCGGGGATTCGCGATCGACGTCGACGCGCTGCGACGGGCCGTCACACCGAACACCAAAGCACTGATCCTCAATTCGCCGCACAACCCGACCGGTTCGGTGGCCGGCGACGACGAACTGCGCGCCATCGCCGAACTGGCGGTCTCGGCGGATCTGCTGGTGATCACCGACGAGGTCTACGAGCATCTGGTCTTCGACGGCCGCGCCCACCTGCCGCTGGCCAACTATCCGGGGATGGCACAGCGCACCATCACCATCTCCAGTGCGGCCAAGATGTTCAACGTCACCGGTTGGAAGATCGGATGGGCCTGCGGGCCACAGCATCTCATCGCCGGAGTGCGGGCGGCCAAGCAGTACCTGAGCTATGTCAGCGGCTCGGCGTTTCAGCCTGCGGTGGCATCGGCGCTGCAGACCGAGGACTCCTGGGTGAGCGTGCTGCGCGACCGTCTGCAGGCTCGGCGCGACATGCTCGGCGCCGCCCTGCGTGACATCGGCTTCGGTGTCCACGACAGCTTCGGGACGTACTTCCTGTGCGCCGACCCGCGCCCCCTGGGCTTCGAGGACAGCGCACAGTTCTGCGCGCAGCTTCCCGAACGCGTAGGTGTGGCCGCCATCCCGATGACCGCGTTCTGCGACCCCGGGGCCGCCCATGCCGGACAGTGGAAACACCTGGTGCGCTTCGGATTCTGCAAACGTCAGGAAACCCTCGACGAGGGCATCCGGCGGTTGCAGGCGCTGCGTTAG
- a CDS encoding SRPBCC family protein, with protein sequence MAVRASSETVIEAPPEAILEALADVEAMAFWSSLHKDAEVLDRHPDGRPHHVKTTVKIMGVTDKEIHEYHWGDDWMVWDAESTFQQRGQHGEYNLTPVGVDRTRVRFDLILDLAAPVPAFLVKRARRMVLDVALEDLRRRVLNRTAH encoded by the coding sequence ATGGCGGTCCGCGCATCCAGTGAGACGGTGATCGAGGCCCCGCCGGAGGCCATCTTGGAGGCGCTGGCCGACGTCGAGGCGATGGCTTTCTGGTCTTCGCTGCACAAGGACGCCGAGGTGCTCGACCGGCACCCCGACGGCCGGCCCCATCACGTCAAGACGACGGTCAAGATCATGGGTGTCACCGACAAAGAGATCCACGAATACCACTGGGGCGACGACTGGATGGTGTGGGACGCGGAGAGCACCTTCCAGCAGCGCGGGCAGCACGGCGAATACAACCTGACGCCCGTCGGCGTAGACCGCACCCGGGTTCGCTTCGACCTGATCCTCGACCTCGCCGCACCGGTACCGGCATTTCTGGTCAAGCGGGCTCGCCGCATGGTCCTCGACGTGGCGCTGGAAGATCTGCGTCGGCGCGTCCTGAACCGCACGGCGCACTAA
- a CDS encoding SRPBCC family protein, giving the protein MATRDSREVVIDATPEQILDVIADVENTPSWSPQYQHAEVLERFEDGRPKKVKMKVKAAGLTDEQVLEYTWGQDRVTWTLVSAGQLKAQDAGYTLTPDGAKTRVRFDMEIDPSVPLPGFVLKRALKGGMETATDGLRTQVHKIVNG; this is encoded by the coding sequence ATGGCAACCCGAGACTCCCGCGAGGTCGTGATCGACGCGACGCCCGAGCAGATCCTCGACGTCATCGCCGATGTCGAGAACACGCCGTCGTGGTCCCCGCAGTATCAGCACGCCGAGGTGCTCGAACGGTTCGAGGACGGACGGCCCAAGAAGGTCAAGATGAAGGTCAAGGCGGCGGGACTGACCGACGAGCAGGTGCTCGAATACACCTGGGGCCAGGACAGGGTGACGTGGACGCTGGTGTCGGCAGGCCAGCTCAAGGCGCAGGACGCCGGTTACACCCTCACGCCCGACGGCGCCAAGACCCGGGTGAGGTTCGACATGGAGATCGACCCGTCGGTGCCGCTGCCCGGTTTCGTGCTCAAGCGCGCCCTCAAGGGCGGCATGGAGACGGCCACCGACGGTCTGCGCACACAGGTGCACAAGATCGTCAACGGGTGA
- a CDS encoding NAD(P)/FAD-dependent oxidoreductase: MAESETSFDAIVVGAGHNGLTAALLLQRAGMRVVCLEAKRYAGGMASTVELFDGFRFEIAGSVQVPTAAAVSDALGLADLPTVDLDVMSVQLRGVGDDPVVYYTDPVKLLTHLNEVHGAEAVAGMAGLMAWCQAPTRALGRFDAARPPKSLDEMYACATDASERQAITDMLFGSVSDVLDRYLPDREKHGALRGMLAFLAVNTTFRGPQTPGSATALAFGLAVPDENATLIKKFRGGMGAVTEHLLRMFAEAGGELRLRSTVAEITVEHGRVSGVRLDDGTSVSAPVVISAVAPDLTVNRLVDPAAIPPEIRQRFAHIDHRGSYLQMHFALDGPPSFAEPYQILNDPQYQSAIGLFSTPEELQQQWEQSQQGIVPADPAIALQIPSANDSGLAPPGKHAASAFALWFPLTENRAGYGDMKTEMGRRVIEKINRLAPNFEGLILRHTTFTPRHMGTMFGAPGGDYCHGLIHPEQMGPNRPGPKGYLDQPIPVDGLLLASAGCHGGPGITFIPGYNAATAVLAGQT, translated from the coding sequence ATGGCGGAGTCCGAGACGAGCTTCGACGCGATCGTGGTGGGCGCCGGTCACAACGGATTGACCGCGGCGCTGCTGCTGCAACGGGCCGGAATGCGGGTGGTGTGCCTGGAGGCCAAGCGCTACGCCGGTGGCATGGCCTCTACCGTGGAGCTGTTCGACGGTTTCCGCTTCGAGATCGCCGGATCGGTGCAGGTGCCCACCGCTGCCGCGGTCAGCGACGCGCTCGGGCTCGCCGACCTGCCGACGGTGGATCTGGACGTCATGTCGGTGCAGTTGCGCGGGGTCGGGGATGACCCCGTCGTGTACTACACCGACCCGGTCAAACTGCTGACCCACCTCAACGAGGTGCACGGAGCCGAGGCAGTCGCCGGGATGGCCGGACTCATGGCCTGGTGTCAGGCCCCCACCCGCGCGCTCGGACGGTTCGACGCGGCCCGGCCGCCCAAGAGCCTCGACGAGATGTATGCCTGCGCCACAGACGCTTCCGAGCGTCAGGCGATCACCGACATGCTGTTCGGCTCGGTCAGCGACGTCCTGGACCGCTACCTGCCCGACCGGGAGAAGCATGGTGCGCTGCGCGGCATGCTGGCGTTTCTCGCCGTCAACACCACCTTCCGCGGGCCGCAGACCCCCGGCAGCGCCACGGCGCTGGCGTTTGGGCTCGCAGTGCCCGACGAGAACGCCACCCTGATCAAGAAGTTCCGCGGTGGCATGGGCGCGGTCACCGAGCACCTGTTGCGGATGTTCGCCGAGGCCGGGGGTGAGTTGCGGCTGCGCAGCACGGTGGCCGAGATCACCGTCGAGCACGGACGGGTCAGCGGAGTACGCCTCGACGATGGCACCAGCGTCAGCGCGCCGGTGGTCATCTCGGCGGTCGCACCGGACCTCACCGTCAACCGGCTCGTCGACCCGGCCGCCATTCCGCCCGAGATCCGGCAACGCTTCGCCCACATCGACCACCGCGGCAGCTATCTGCAGATGCACTTCGCGCTGGACGGACCCCCATCGTTCGCCGAGCCCTACCAGATCCTCAACGATCCCCAATATCAGTCGGCCATCGGCCTTTTCAGCACACCAGAGGAATTGCAGCAGCAGTGGGAGCAATCCCAGCAGGGCATCGTGCCGGCCGATCCGGCCATCGCTCTGCAGATACCCTCGGCCAACGACTCCGGCCTGGCACCACCGGGCAAGCATGCCGCCTCGGCGTTTGCGCTGTGGTTCCCGCTGACCGAGAACCGGGCCGGCTACGGCGACATGAAGACCGAGATGGGGCGAAGGGTCATCGAGAAGATCAACCGACTGGCGCCCAACTTCGAAGGCCTGATCCTGCGCCACACCACCTTCACCCCCAGGCACATGGGCACGATGTTTGGTGCTCCGGGCGGCGACTATTGTCACGGGCTGATCCATCCCGAGCAGATGGGGCCCAATCGGCCGGGGCCGAAAGGCTATCTCGATCAACCGATTCCGGTCGACGGACTGCTGCTGGCCAGCGCAGGCTGCCACGGCGGGCCCGGTATCACCTTCATCCCCGGCTACAACGCGGCCACCGCGGTGCTGGCCGGGCAGACCTAG
- a CDS encoding TetR/AcrR family transcriptional regulator has protein sequence MVRPAHTARSERTREALRQAAVVRFLAQGVEETSAEQIAADAGVSLRTFYRHFASKHDLLFADYDAGLQWFRSALADRSAQESIIESVQSAIMASPYDDWAVTKIAALRAQELDPDRIVRHIRQVEADFAAAIEERLADSHHDPPVPGTTERMRLTVTARCIAAAVFGAMESWMLGQDQSLAELSRLCREALDLLRNGIAD, from the coding sequence ATGGTCCGACCCGCCCACACCGCGCGCAGTGAGCGCACCCGGGAGGCGCTGCGACAGGCGGCGGTGGTGCGGTTCCTGGCCCAGGGTGTGGAGGAGACCTCAGCCGAGCAGATCGCCGCCGACGCGGGTGTCTCCCTGCGCACCTTCTACCGTCATTTCGCGTCCAAGCACGACCTGCTGTTCGCCGACTACGACGCCGGACTGCAGTGGTTTCGGTCTGCGCTGGCCGACCGCTCGGCCCAGGAATCGATCATCGAATCGGTGCAGTCGGCCATCATGGCCTCGCCGTACGACGACTGGGCGGTCACCAAGATCGCCGCGCTGCGCGCGCAGGAACTCGATCCCGATCGCATCGTGCGCCACATCCGCCAGGTGGAGGCCGATTTCGCGGCGGCCATCGAGGAGCGCCTTGCCGACAGCCACCACGACCCGCCGGTTCCCGGGACGACGGAGCGGATGCGGCTGACCGTGACGGCGCGGTGCATCGCCGCTGCGGTCTTCGGCGCGATGGAGAGCTGGATGCTCGGTCAGGATCAGTCATTGGCCGAACTGAGCCGGTTGTGCCGCGAGGCGCTGGATCTGTTGCGCAACGGCATCGCCGATTGA
- a CDS encoding TetR/AcrR family transcriptional regulator gives MTRADATDTADDRTGFRQRLLDALEASIAEDGYAKTTVADIVRRARTSRRTFYEQFESREACFIALLADANADQVRQISEAVDASAPWQKQVRQAVEAWIAAGEARSALMLSWIRDVPALGAVARDLQRDAMQAFIAMVDAITDTDEFRSAGVSPISRQRIIMLLGGLRELTACTVEEGGRLGDVTDEAVEASIALLGQHRSS, from the coding sequence ATGACACGCGCTGATGCCACCGACACCGCCGATGACCGCACCGGCTTCCGCCAGCGGTTGCTCGACGCGCTGGAGGCGTCCATCGCCGAGGACGGCTACGCCAAGACCACCGTCGCCGACATCGTGCGGCGGGCCCGCACCTCGCGCCGGACCTTCTATGAGCAGTTCGAGAGCCGCGAGGCCTGTTTCATCGCGTTGCTCGCGGACGCCAACGCCGACCAGGTCCGCCAGATCTCCGAAGCGGTCGACGCCAGCGCGCCCTGGCAGAAGCAGGTCCGGCAGGCGGTCGAGGCGTGGATCGCCGCCGGTGAGGCGCGCTCGGCGCTGATGCTCAGCTGGATCCGGGATGTGCCTGCACTCGGTGCGGTGGCACGCGACCTCCAGCGTGACGCGATGCAGGCCTTCATCGCGATGGTCGACGCCATCACCGATACTGACGAATTCCGTTCTGCCGGAGTCAGTCCCATCTCGCGGCAGCGCATCATCATGTTGCTCGGCGGGTTGCGCGAGCTGACCGCTTGCACCGTCGAGGAAGGCGGGCGACTCGGCGACGTCACCGACGAGGCGGTCGAGGCCTCGATCGCGTTGCTCGGTCAGCACAGGTCGAGTTGA
- a CDS encoding chorismate mutase translates to MFTRRSRLAAGAAATAAALAMLVAPAAAAQPPSTLEDLIDATARRLEVAEPVALAKFHSGQPVKDPQREQQVIDAVSAEASLLGADPAVVTAVFRDQIDASVGIQYARLSQWTLDPASAPAAAEDLAAARAVLDEVNRQMVSEIAEQRAVLQSPVCPAELDQAKAVVADARGFDPLYRQALDVATRSYCR, encoded by the coding sequence ATGTTCACTCGTCGATCGCGTCTGGCCGCCGGAGCGGCGGCCACGGCCGCGGCACTGGCCATGTTGGTCGCGCCGGCGGCCGCCGCACAGCCGCCCAGCACGCTCGAAGATCTCATCGACGCCACCGCCCGTCGGCTCGAGGTGGCCGAACCGGTGGCGCTGGCCAAGTTCCACAGCGGCCAGCCGGTCAAGGACCCGCAGCGCGAGCAGCAGGTGATCGACGCGGTCAGCGCCGAGGCGAGCCTGCTCGGTGCCGATCCGGCCGTCGTCACGGCGGTTTTCCGGGACCAGATCGACGCATCGGTCGGTATCCAGTACGCCCGGCTCTCGCAGTGGACGTTGGACCCCGCGTCCGCGCCCGCGGCAGCCGAGGATCTGGCGGCTGCCCGGGCCGTCCTGGACGAGGTGAACCGGCAGATGGTCAGCGAGATCGCCGAACAACGTGCCGTGCTGCAGTCGCCGGTGTGTCCTGCCGAGTTGGATCAGGCCAAGGCCGTCGTCGCCGACGCCCGCGGGTTCGACCCGCTGTACCGGCAGGCGCTCGACGTCGCCACCCGCAGCTATTGCCGTTGA